A stretch of the bacterium genome encodes the following:
- the galE gene encoding UDP-glucose 4-epimerase GalE: MSVLVAGGAGYIGSVTAKVLLGAGHKVVVYDNLSRGHRAAVPHGAAFVEADLADAVILARTILTHKVEAVMHFAAHSLVPESMQKPELYFGNNVATGLVILEAMRAAGCKRIVFSSTCATFGVPERVPIAENDRKNPESPYGESKLMFERMLHWYVRIHGFSAVVLRYFNAAGAFGETGEDHRPETHLIPLVLQVALGKREAISVYGTDYDTRDGAAIRDYIHVRDLAEAHRLALEKAGEGFEHYNLGAGKGYTVREVIDAARRVTGHAIPSIDAPRRAGDPPELVASLGKIRDAWGFEPAHPEIDEIVTSAWQWAKAHPDGYPD, from the coding sequence ATGAGCGTCCTTGTCGCCGGCGGCGCGGGATACATCGGGTCCGTCACCGCGAAGGTCCTGCTCGGCGCGGGCCACAAGGTCGTCGTCTACGACAACCTCTCGCGCGGGCATCGCGCCGCCGTTCCGCACGGCGCGGCGTTTGTCGAGGCCGATTTGGCAGACGCCGTCATCCTGGCGCGCACGATCCTGACGCACAAGGTCGAGGCGGTCATGCACTTCGCGGCGCACAGCCTCGTGCCCGAGTCGATGCAAAAGCCGGAGCTGTATTTCGGCAACAACGTCGCCACCGGCCTCGTCATCCTGGAGGCGATGCGCGCGGCCGGCTGCAAACGCATCGTCTTTTCGTCCACGTGCGCCACCTTCGGCGTGCCCGAGCGCGTGCCCATCGCCGAGAACGACCGAAAAAATCCCGAAAGCCCCTACGGCGAAAGCAAGCTGATGTTCGAGCGCATGCTGCACTGGTACGTGCGTATCCACGGGTTCTCCGCGGTGGTGCTGCGCTACTTCAACGCGGCCGGCGCGTTCGGCGAGACCGGCGAGGATCACCGGCCCGAAACGCACCTCATCCCGCTCGTGCTGCAGGTCGCGCTCGGCAAGCGCGAGGCGATCAGCGTCTACGGCACGGATTACGACACGCGCGACGGCGCCGCGATCCGCGACTACATCCACGTGCGCGACCTGGCCGAGGCGCACCGCCTCGCGCTCGAAAAGGCGGGGGAGGGCTTTGAGCACTACAACCTGGGCGCGGGCAAGGGCTACACCGTGCGCGAGGTGATCGACGCCGCGCGCCGCGTCACCGGCCACGCCATTCCGTCGATCGACGCGCCCCGCCGCGCGGGCGACCCGCCGGAACTCGTCGCCTCACTCGGCAAGATCCGCGACGCCTGGGGATTCGAACCCGCGCACCCGGAAATCGACGAGATCGTCACCTCCGCCTGGCAGTGGGCGAAGGCACACCCGGACGGCTACCCGGACTGA